In the Sulfobacillus thermosulfidooxidans DSM 9293 genome, CTCAAGCCGGTTGGGATCATTTTTCTTGTTCTTTGTGGTCGTGTAATTGCGCCGTTTGCAATCTGAACACGCCAAAGTAATAATTGTTCGCATGTTGCTTACCTCCCACTCATGCGCAAGGATTTTATCATATCACCATGATGCTGTCAATGAAATATGCCGCCGGCCTTCTTGGGTTGTAGGCCAAATTGAAAACACGTATGGTTGGCCGTTTTGTTCATTTAAACACATTACACACGAGGAATTTTCGATTGACGAACCTAAAATGCGGCAGATCCACTTGGCAAAGTCTTGCGCGTCAATAATAACGACGTTGAAACAATGATCCACGTCGTAGCAAATATGATCCATACCGAATGGAAGGCGTTCACCGTCATGGCGAAATTCTATTGGAAGCCATACTTCTGGCATCGCGCATATTATGTCGGGAGCGTCGGTGAATCCTCGCTGGAGACGGTGAAACGTTACGTCGAAGCCCAAGGGACGCAAGAAAAACCCCGCAAGGCGGCCAAGAGGCCGCCGCCCGCTTGACCCCCTCTTGGCTATCGCCTAAGAAGGGGTCAAGCGGGCATTGTGTTCAACCGTGAAGATTCGTCGTATTGTCGTGGTTTCCCATGTCCAACACCACGGATTTTGTCCGTCAGCTTGGACAGGATTTTTTTATTATAATCCTGTTGATTCACGCTCACGAGTGCCATGAGTCCCGCAGCCACAACGAAACTCATGGCGTCCACAGCAAATCCCAACCAAGCCCCTTGAGTCACGGTAAAAACACCGCCAATTATCGGACCGAGAATCCCGCTAAGCCCATAGCTTCCCAATATCCACGAATTCGCCGTATCGGTATCCGGTTTGTCTTGTACCCGCATAACCAGTGAAAAAAATGCGGGTTCCACCGTGGCGCCCACTGCCCCAATAAGCACAACACAAATCAATGCAACCTTTGTCGAAAACTCACTCGGACGCATCTCTGCATCCCATGCAAAAATCCCCGCCACCACGCCCAAGATCAAATTGGTGAGCACAAGGACACGCTTTCCGTTGTACCGATCTATGAGCGCACCCGACCACATCTGCACGATGGCGCCAAACAACAGGCTCAAAAACTGAACCATGGCCAGGACCCTTACCGTTCCATAGCGCGTAACAAGAATCCAGTTCAAGGCTACGCGATAAACGCCGTTGCCAATAGATGATACAAACTCACTCCCAATAAACGTTAAGAAATTCACGGTCTCTCTCCTCGACCCATCCCCATAAAAATAGAGTCCTTCTTGTCGACACAGGCAAGAAGGACTCTATTTCATCGCGTTAAGCTGAAACGTGATCTTGATCGGGTAATCCGGTAAAGACACGGCTTGCCAAAATATCTTCGGCCTCAATCGTCATCAAGTCGTCTTTCGTCAGGCGACCACCTTTGGCAAATAAACGATTAGCTTGTCTTAATCGTGCGCGGTCCAGGGCATTACGTACACTGCGAGCATTAGCGAAATTGGGCATCGCCATTCGACGGTCTAGATAGGAGCGGAAAGCCTCACGAGCTTCTTGACTTAACCGGTAATGCTGTTCCGCTAACATGAGTTCGGCAATGAGCAACAATTCATCTGCTGTATAATCAGGGAAATCAATATGATGGGCAATACGAGAACGCATTCCCGGATTGGATTTGAAGAAGCGATCCATCCGATCTTTATATCCGGCAAGAATCACGACCAAATCATCCCGCTGATTTTCCATCACCTGCAACAAAATTTCAATCGTTTCTTGCCCATAGTCGCGTTCGTTTTCCTCGCGGTATAGGTAATAGGCTTCATCAATAAATAACACGCCACCCATGGCACGTTTCAAGACTTCTTTGGTCTTAGGGGCTGTGTGACCGATATATTGCCCTACTAAGTCATCGCGGGTGACAGCCACCATATGGCCTTTGCGAACATATCCGAGCCGATGCAAAATTTCTGCCATCCGCATAGCCACGGTCGTTTTTCCGGTTCCCGGATTGCCTGTAAAGGACATGTGAAGAGACGGAGTTTGCGAGGACAATTCGAGTTGTTTTCTCATTTTATCAACCAGCAGTAGGGCCGCAATTTCGCGAATGCGGGTCTTAACAGGCTTTAATCCTATTAATTCACGGTCTAATTGAGCCAAAATGTCCATGACTTTGGATTCCCCGAGGACCGTATCGAAATCCAAGAACGGTTCTTGTTGAATATTTGCGGCGTCTTGTGTCATGATTTTGTGCCGCCCGCCCATTAAGGCACGGACGCGCTTCCCTCCCTTGCTAATAGTAACGTTTCCGTGGAATGACTGATGATGAGATAAATAGAGCTCTCACGCAGATTGCGACTAATGGGTTTGCAATTGACGCATGCCATGCTCGGCTTGTTCACGAATTTGTGCAATCACATGTTTGCGGTCAGGCTGCCCAAAAATCGCACTGCCGACGACAAGAATTTCCGCGCCTGCTTGGCTTACTGCTTCTGCCGTGTTCTGATTGATGCCTCCATCGACCTCAATGAGAATCTGCGAATATCCGGAAGTGTCCAACAAATGTCGAAGATTTCGAACTTTTTCTGTCATAAGAGGAA is a window encoding:
- the rpmG gene encoding 50S ribosomal protein L33, yielding MRTIITLACSDCKRRNYTTTKNKKNDPNRLERRKYCRWCRTHTIHRETR
- a CDS encoding transposase, giving the protein MAKFYWKPYFWHRAYYVGSVGESSLETVKRYVEAQGTQEKPRKAAKRPPPA
- a CDS encoding MFS transporter gives rise to the protein MNFLTFIGSEFVSSIGNGVYRVALNWILVTRYGTVRVLAMVQFLSLLFGAIVQMWSGALIDRYNGKRVLVLTNLILGVVAGIFAWDAEMRPSEFSTKVALICVVLIGAVGATVEPAFFSLVMRVQDKPDTDTANSWILGSYGLSGILGPIIGGVFTVTQGAWLGFAVDAMSFVVAAGLMALVSVNQQDYNKKILSKLTDKIRGVGHGKPRQYDESSRLNTMPA
- the cbbX gene encoding CbbX protein codes for the protein MTQDAANIQQEPFLDFDTVLGESKVMDILAQLDRELIGLKPVKTRIREIAALLLVDKMRKQLELSSQTPSLHMSFTGNPGTGKTTVAMRMAEILHRLGYVRKGHMVAVTRDDLVGQYIGHTAPKTKEVLKRAMGGVLFIDEAYYLYREENERDYGQETIEILLQVMENQRDDLVVILAGYKDRMDRFFKSNPGMRSRIAHHIDFPDYTADELLLIAELMLAEQHYRLSQEAREAFRSYLDRRMAMPNFANARSVRNALDRARLRQANRLFAKGGRLTKDDLMTIEAEDILASRVFTGLPDQDHVSA